The Funiculus sociatus GB2-C1 genome window below encodes:
- the rpsP gene encoding 30S ribosomal protein S16 yields the protein MVKLRLKRFGKKREVSYRIVAVHSTSRRDGRPLEELGFYNPRTDEVRLDEPAITKRLKEGAQPTETVRRILQKANVLEQSRARATT from the coding sequence ATGGTCAAACTGAGATTAAAGCGATTCGGCAAAAAGCGGGAAGTTAGCTATCGGATTGTAGCGGTGCATAGCACCTCCCGCCGGGATGGTCGTCCCCTGGAAGAACTGGGCTTCTACAACCCCAGAACCGATGAAGTAAGGTTGGACGAGCCTGCCATAACCAAGCGACTCAAAGAAGGAGCGCAGCCCACAGAAACTGTGCGTCGGATTCTGCAAAAAGCTAATGTCCTTGAACAATCCCGTGCAAGAGCCACCACATGA
- a CDS encoding KH domain-containing protein: MSLNNPVQEPPHENGLGKPTPTIKPVGTSPRGGVQPDYAALVNFLVQPFLESPKSLSVDCEMSQGNTRAWLRVAFEGEDKGRVFGRGGRNIQAIRTVIEAAALAAGQSVHLDIYGSPARSLETPPENREGPKKDPPRRPSAPIPSSKSRTN; this comes from the coding sequence ATGTCCTTGAACAATCCCGTGCAAGAGCCACCACATGAGAACGGGTTGGGTAAACCAACTCCAACAATCAAACCAGTAGGAACGTCCCCTCGTGGGGGAGTACAACCGGATTATGCCGCTCTGGTGAATTTTTTGGTGCAGCCCTTTTTAGAGTCGCCAAAGTCGCTGAGCGTAGACTGTGAAATGTCACAAGGCAACACGCGAGCCTGGCTGAGGGTTGCCTTTGAAGGTGAGGATAAGGGACGAGTATTTGGTCGAGGGGGGCGCAATATTCAGGCAATTCGGACAGTAATTGAAGCGGCTGCCCTTGCTGCTGGACAATCTGTACATCTAGATATTTATGGAAGTCCGGCGCGATCGCTTGAAACTCCCCCGGAAAACCGAGAAGGCCCCAAGAAAGATCCACCCCGTCGCCCGTCTGCTCCAATACCTTCTTCCAAATCCCGCACCAATTAA
- a CDS encoding histidine kinase, with protein sequence MLTSCHILVEGNPVIIYASRNGSPNKVLPILKRFLDKFWQERETCGENSDTPECLAAQILVRFGYEMCEDDFSNLRVGMKFAQDVGYIYCVSLDRSVNVWVPEASYRNNPALGLKACRPDSVLSAS encoded by the coding sequence ATGCTTACTTCGTGTCATATTCTCGTAGAGGGCAACCCTGTCATCATTTATGCCAGCCGGAATGGTAGCCCTAATAAGGTTTTACCGATTCTCAAGCGATTTCTAGATAAGTTTTGGCAAGAACGAGAAACCTGTGGAGAAAACAGCGATACACCTGAGTGCTTAGCGGCTCAGATTCTGGTGCGGTTCGGCTACGAGATGTGTGAAGACGATTTTTCTAACTTGCGAGTAGGAATGAAGTTCGCTCAGGATGTGGGATATATCTACTGTGTATCTTTGGATCGCAGTGTCAATGTCTGGGTTCCAGAAGCTTCCTATCGTAATAATCCCGCGCTGGGACTTAAAGCGTGTCGTCCAGACTCCGTCCTGAGCGCTTCCTAA
- the ffh gene encoding signal recognition particle protein: MFDALAERLESAWKTLRGQDKISQSNIQDALREVRRALLEGDVNLQVVKNFIADVEAKAQGAEVISGVRPDQQFIKIVYDELVQVMGETNVPIASADKPPTIVLMAGLQGTGKTTATAKLALYLRKQNRSTLLVATDIYRPAAIDQLVTLGKQIDVPVFELGTDANPVEIARQGVAQAKADGVDTVIIDTAGRLQIDQDMMAELAKIKQTVQPHETLLVVDAMTGQEAANLTRTFHEQIGITGAILTKLDGDSRGGAALSVRQISGQPIKFVGVGEKVEALQPFYPDRMASRILGMGDVIGFVEKAQEEIDLADAEKMQEKMLSAKFDFSDFLKQMRLLKNMGSLGGLLKMIPGMNKISDEQLKQGETQLKRTEAMINSMTKQERTNPDLLAKSPSRRRRIARGAGYLESDVSKLVTDFTKMRTAMQQMSMGGFPGMPGMMGGGMGGMGGGNQPSQPGWRGYSAGNPGKKKKKEKKKKGFGTL, encoded by the coding sequence ATGTTTGACGCACTTGCTGAACGCCTAGAATCTGCCTGGAAAACACTACGGGGTCAGGACAAAATTTCCCAATCCAATATCCAAGATGCGCTGCGAGAAGTTCGTCGCGCATTGCTGGAAGGGGATGTCAATCTCCAGGTAGTCAAAAATTTTATCGCCGATGTCGAAGCCAAGGCTCAAGGTGCTGAGGTAATCTCAGGAGTCCGCCCCGACCAGCAGTTCATCAAAATTGTTTACGATGAGCTGGTGCAAGTAATGGGAGAAACCAATGTTCCCATCGCCTCAGCCGATAAGCCTCCCACCATCGTCTTGATGGCTGGCTTGCAGGGAACAGGTAAAACCACAGCTACGGCAAAGCTAGCTTTGTATCTCCGCAAGCAAAATCGCAGTACCTTACTGGTAGCAACAGATATCTATCGTCCCGCAGCCATTGACCAGCTCGTGACGTTGGGCAAACAGATTGACGTGCCAGTGTTTGAACTTGGTACAGACGCCAACCCAGTCGAAATTGCGCGGCAAGGTGTCGCACAAGCTAAGGCAGACGGTGTAGACACGGTAATTATTGACACTGCTGGTCGCCTCCAAATTGACCAAGACATGATGGCTGAATTAGCCAAAATCAAGCAAACCGTCCAGCCGCACGAAACATTGCTGGTGGTGGATGCCATGACCGGGCAAGAAGCAGCAAATCTCACCCGTACTTTCCACGAACAGATTGGCATTACTGGTGCCATCCTTACCAAGCTGGATGGGGACAGTCGTGGCGGTGCGGCACTTTCTGTAAGGCAGATTTCTGGACAGCCGATTAAATTTGTCGGCGTGGGTGAAAAGGTCGAAGCCCTGCAACCTTTTTATCCTGACCGGATGGCTTCCCGGATTTTGGGCATGGGAGACGTTATCGGCTTCGTGGAGAAAGCCCAAGAGGAAATCGACCTGGCAGATGCCGAGAAGATGCAGGAGAAAATGCTCTCGGCTAAGTTTGACTTTAGCGACTTCCTCAAGCAGATGCGGCTCTTGAAGAATATGGGATCTCTGGGGGGACTCCTCAAGATGATTCCGGGGATGAACAAGATTTCCGACGAACAGCTCAAGCAGGGAGAAACCCAGCTAAAGCGGACGGAAGCAATGATTAATTCCATGACCAAACAGGAGCGCACCAACCCAGATTTATTAGCCAAGTCTCCCAGTCGCCGTCGCCGGATTGCCCGTGGTGCTGGCTATCTAGAATCCGATGTGAGCAAGCTGGTAACTGATTTCACAAAAATGAGAACAGCCATGCAGCAAATGAGTATGGGCGGCTTCCCCGGTATGCCCGGAATGATGGGCGGCGGCATGGGCGGCATGGGCGGCGGTAATCAGCCTTCTCAACCCGGTTGGCGCGGCTACTCGGCAGGAAACCCAGGCAAGAAAAAGAAAAAGGAGAAGAAGAAGAAAGGCTTCGGCACTCTCTAA
- a CDS encoding SAM-dependent methyltransferase, producing the protein MGLKLESVIPWGRSLKEYIGMFHLTPDDLQRTILDCAGGPASFNIEMTRQGYKVISCDPVYQFTASEIQQRIQETYQKVIDGVQSNLDRYVWQNIQSPEEMGKIRMSAMQQFLEDLPLGIQQKRYIPAELPVLPFNTNQFDLALCGHFLFTYSDFLSQDFHINSIIELCRVANEVRIFPLLHLSGEASPMLLPVMKELEAQGYNVEIKQVPYEFQKGGNKMLRVLQKNEE; encoded by the coding sequence ATGGGATTAAAGCTTGAAAGTGTCATTCCTTGGGGACGTTCATTAAAAGAATACATTGGGATGTTTCATCTAACTCCTGACGACCTCCAGAGGACAATTCTTGATTGTGCTGGTGGCCCTGCCAGCTTTAATATTGAGATGACACGCCAAGGGTACAAAGTTATATCTTGCGATCCCGTCTATCAGTTTACCGCCAGTGAAATTCAACAGCGTATCCAAGAAACCTACCAAAAAGTTATAGACGGCGTTCAATCCAACCTCGACAGATACGTTTGGCAGAATATCCAGTCACCAGAAGAAATGGGAAAAATTCGGATGTCAGCCATGCAGCAATTTCTCGAAGACTTGCCCTTAGGCATTCAACAAAAGCGATACATACCCGCTGAATTACCTGTTTTGCCCTTCAACACCAATCAATTTGATTTAGCCTTGTGCGGTCATTTCTTATTCACCTATTCTGATTTTCTCTCACAAGACTTTCACATCAACTCAATTATCGAACTTTGCCGCGTTGCCAACGAAGTGCGAATTTTTCCCCTTTTGCATCTTTCTGGAGAAGCGTCACCAATGCTTTTGCCAGTTATGAAAGAATTAGAAGCACAAGGCTACAACGTGGAAATTAAACAAGTACCTTATGAATTTCAAAAAGGTGGCAACAAAATGTTGCGGGTATTGCAAAAAAATGAGGAGTGA